One window of the Diospyros lotus cultivar Yz01 chromosome 12, ASM1463336v1, whole genome shotgun sequence genome contains the following:
- the LOC127787644 gene encoding uncharacterized protein LOC127787644: MGDGWTDTRQRSLINFLVYCSKGLSFIKSVDASNFIMDAETLCNLFAEIVEFVGPNNVVHMMTDNGANYKIAGRKLSERCPTIRWSPCTSHCINLIMKDMSEMNDVKNVATLASKVTVFIYNHKWTLNWLRMRPSWKEIVRPGATRFATTFIVLKSLYDHKDHLQALVVSDGYKKFLKMPKGRKVKQIVLYERFWNNSLIFVRIMTPLIRLLRICDSDEKPSLGYVYDEMYRAPYWFNPVFQYDQENSCKKPEIMRLVLDVIDKQKLYKKQKLVDDIPFFRDKEQGFSRDLAITSCRTIRPDDWWKIFGYNALTLQKLAIRILSQTSSSSGCERNWSVFERTHTKKRNRLEHQRLNDLVYVHYNLRLQNRSKVDKRCYDLVDYESIDKTEFWILEEEEEGKLDIDELEGMIEEHPKNDEDNEDAEFMVLDEDNEDGKSGASLEEDENNEED; the protein is encoded by the exons ATGGGTGATGGATGGACAGATACTAGGCAAAGGTCGTTGATTAACTTTTTGGTGTATTGTTCAAAGGGCCTATCATTCATCAAGTCTGTTGATGCCTCAAATTTCATAATGGATGCTGAAACATTATGTAATCTTTTTGCAGAGATTGTTGAGTTTGTTGGTCCAAATAATGTGGTTCATATGATGACAGACAATGGTGCTAATTATAAAATTGCTGGGAGGAAACTTTCAGAGAGATGTCCTACTATTCGATGGTCTCCATGTACTTCTCATTGTATCAATTTGATTATGAAAGATATGTCAGAGATGAATGATGTGAAAAATGTTGCTACTTTAGCTTCAAAGGTCACTGTTTTCATCTACAATCACAAATGGACCTTGAATTGGTTAAGGATGAGGCCTAGTTGGAAAGAGATAGTTCGTCCAGGAGCTACTCGTTTTGCCACAACATTTATTGTATTGAAGAGTTTATATGATCACAAAGATCACCTGCAAGCTTTGGTGGTAAGTGATGgctataaaaaatttcttaagaTGCCAAAAGGTAGAAAAGTTAAGCAAATTGTTTTATATGAAAGATTTTGGAACAATAGCTTAATCTTTGTCAGAATAATGACACCTTTGATACGCCTTTTGCGCATTTGTGATTCTGATGAAAAACCATCATTAGGGTATGTTTATGATGAAATGTATAGGGCTC CATATTGGTTCAATCCAGTTTTTCAATATGATCAAGAAAATTCTTGCAAAAAGCCAGAAATTATGAGATTAGTTTTGGATGTAATTGACAAGCAAAAACTTTACAAGAAGCAAAAACTAGTTGATGATATTCCATTTTTTCGAGATAAAGAGCAAGGTTTTTCACGAGATTTGGCTATTACAAGTTGCAGGACTATTAGACCCG atGATTGGTGGAAGATATTTGGTTATAATGCGCTAACTTTGCAAAAGTTGGCAATAAGAATTCTTAGTCAAACATCTTCTTCGTCTGGATGTGAACGcaattggagtgtgtttgagCGTACACATACtaaaaagagaaatagattAGAACATCAAAGACTCAATGACTTGGTATATGTTCATTACAATTTGCGTTTGCAAAATAG gTCTAAAGTTGACAAAAGATGTTATGACCTTGTTGATTATGAATCAATCGATAAAACTGAGTTTTGGATattagaagaagaggaagaaggtaAACTTGACATTGATGAGCTAGAGGGTATGATTGAAGAACATCCAAAAAATGATGAAGACAATGAAGATGCTGAATTTATGGTACTTGATGAAGACAATGAAGATGGCAAAAGTGGTGCTTCATTAGAGGAagatgaaaataatgaagaagatTGA